From the genome of Miscanthus floridulus cultivar M001 unplaced genomic scaffold, ASM1932011v1 fs_687_3_4, whole genome shotgun sequence, one region includes:
- the LOC136532689 gene encoding protein GRAVITROPIC IN THE LIGHT 1-like yields MIRPGSKESQNYDINNQRVHPQPIDENMNQNGNSMDTMIGRIFNNISSLKSAYIQLQEAHTPYDPDKIQEADKLVIEELTKLSELKHAYREKDPKPVAASPQDSRLLSEIQEQQNLLKTYEVMVKKFQSQIQTRDTEITHLQQQIDEAKLRKSKLEKKLKQRGLLNKESEESDEEENYFSIELTPSLFTSAVDNAYQSIHEFSKPLINMMKAAGWDLDGAANAIEPGVVYTKRAHKKFAFESYICQRMFSGFQEESFSIKDSNISVSNEAFFHQFLAVRAMDPLDVLSQNPDSIFGKFCRSKYLLLVHQKMEGSFFGNMDQRNYVMSGGHPRTPFYQAF; encoded by the coding sequence ATGATCCGCCCAGGCTCAAAGGAGTCACAAAATTATGATATCAACAATCAAAGAGTTCATCCTCAACCAATTGATGAGAACATGAATCAGAATGGGAACTCAATGGACACTATGATCGGGAGGATATTCAACAACATATCCTCTTTAAAATCTGCATACATTCAGCTGCAGGAAGCCCACACCCCATATGACCCTGACAAGATCCAGGAAGCTGATAAGCTTGTCATAGAGGAGCTTACAAAGCTTTCAGAACTCAAGCATGCTTACAGAGAAAAAGATCCTAAGCCAGTAGCAGCATCCCCTCAAGATTCACGCTTGCTTTCTGAAATACAAGAGCAGCAGAATTTGTTGAAGACCTATGAGGTCATGGTAAAGAAGTTCCAGTCCCAGATCCAGACTAGGGATACTGAGATAACCCATTTACAGCAGCAAATTGATGAAGCTAAACTCCGAAAATCAAAGCTAGAGAAGAAACTGAAACAAAGGGGCCTACTTAACAAGGAATCAGAGGAATCTGACGAAGAAGAGAACTACTTCTCCATCGAATTGACACCTAGTTTGTTTACATCTGCTGTCGATAATGCATACCAGTCGATACATGAGTTTTCAAAGCCTTTGATCAACATGATGAAGGCTGCAGGTTGGGATCTTGATGGGGCTGCTAATGCGATTGAACCTGGTGTAGTTTACACAAAAAGGGCTCACAAGAAGTTTGCTTTTGAATCCTATATTTGCCAAAGAATGTTCAGTGGGTTCCAAGAAGAGAGTTTTTCTATCAAGGATTCTAACATCAGTGTTTCCAACGAGGCTTTCTTCCATCAATTCCTCGCAGTGCGAGCCATGGACCCTCTGGATGTCCTGAGCCAGAACCCTGATTCAATATTCGGAAAGTTCTGCAGAAGCAAATACCTATTGCTTGTGCATCAAAAAATGGAAGGTTCTTTCTTCGGCAACATGGATCAGAGGAACTATGTCATGAGCGGTGGCCATCCAAGGACACCTTTCTACCAGGCATTC